The window gagttttatgactttatgaataataaataaatgtttcttgctaagtctactcttggaattaataagatgctaattaattaagtcaatagcaaacattaattaattaatggacatttatatcttaagcgtgagaaataaataataaacaaaggggaaacccggattacttgtaatttcggatttggatggggagagttcaatattacttctgtagtggctgctcgtaattttccaatataagcttgtattaaattgttggttcaatttaattagtaaaaagctaattgggggaacCCATATcaaaaaccttccatagatccctgtctgggtccaaaatgaacttaatataaataggagaataaaggagacagaaaatacattattattttcttgaaaatcaCGCCACTCCCAAAATTAGAGAGGGAAcgattttttctattattctcctccgtgaggaatttttctgtcttctttatttaagtcctagtatcccgatgagatcagcccaccccgatatcgagatacagttcgggaaccagagagaagatccgtggtctagtattgaagatcatcacgtggagaaggcgcgagcaatcgacgattctttggagaatcaaatcggtaactctaaaccgtagaattcatgtttaggatttactttctttgagcatgaattatttgcgttctagcatgcaattatctactcctccgtcccgctttagcagtcccattgacttttctgtcttctttttgtaaaaatgataaaaaatagttaaagaggtgaaatggtaaattaagagagagaataatatagagaagagtcttatctacattattgtgtctcttactttaccatttctccactttaattattttttattacttttacaaaaagatggcagaaaagtcaatgggactgctaaagcgggacagagggagtatttaacatgtgaattgattgatcccataatcggtcaaatagatccgtgtctgatttatttattttctacaagtcttccgctgtgcaagaggcaccaaaccccaacaattggtatcagagccaatttttagctctgattatgtggattaatttcatgttatgtgaattgctTGAACGTTTGTGTTTTCGTTGcttattatatgattttataatatgagaACTTCGAAAATCCTTCTTCTGATTGATTATGGGGAATTAATTCTCCAAGTTATTAATCATTAAGTTTACGTATTATGGTTTCATAATTCAGTTCATGTAAGTAATCATTACCTTGGTGTATAGATGGTTATAATTCGTTGTTGCAACATGAATCGatagaattcttatttttttggcaaattaTGTGATTGCTTTTGCTTCGACGGCTACGACATCAAAATCAGTCACACCGCAGTTTCGGCTGCTTGAATTATCAATCGGCGGCGGTAAGACTTCGAGTGGGAGTCCTTCATAGGCAGTTTCCCGAACTTGAGGTGGATGACGCAGCTGAAGCAAGCACGCTGGGCAGGCTGCGTCGGCAGCCCATGCCTACGGGCTGGGAAGTTTGCGAGACGCACGGACTGCAGCACCGGCGGAGTTGCAGCGACGCAGCAGCGGTGTCTCCGTGCAGCAGCAGCGTTGAGTGGCAGCAGCAACGGCGGGCTGGCCAAGTTGTGTCGGCAGCCCATGCTCTCGAGCTGGGCAGTTTGCGCGACGCAGAACAACAGCAGTGGTTGTGGTGCGAGTGGGAGCCCTTCGTGGGCAGTTCCTGGACTCGTGTTCCGTCGCCTCGCATAGCTCAACGTGTAACcgctttccaaattttgattaggatttccaaatccttggattcaattttggaaataatttaagattaatttagaattaagatttgaatatataacttgtggattttatatattatataagatttgatttagtattaaatcatggattaatggtagattttatccttattttatggatttgtagggatttaattcctagatgaatctagttaaatttggataataacccatctaatttttttttatctatatcctATGGATTGATGCGGATTTATCCTAGACAAATCCTAGTTGTATTTAGATAAtggtaatattattttattattatcctatgagtttatatgaattatattcatagataaattctatatggatttggatagtggtaatataatattttattcttattttatagattttatgtatttgttcctagataaatctttgatagatttgaataattataatgttatATTACTATCTCACCGATGGTATCTACCCAAGGTGGTCGACTTTCGTGAAGACATTCAGCAATCCATAAGAGCCGAGACGGATTCTTTTTGAGCAGCGTCAAGAGTCTGTTCGGAAAGACGTCGAAAGCGCTTCTGGGGTCCTTCAAGGCtgattcaacattgtgaagtccccttctcggctttggtacgttaagaatatcgccgacatcatgtacacgtgtattatcttgcacaacatgattatagctgACGAAGGACCGATGACGGCTAACTTCAAGACACACAATGCGCGATACAAGAGCCCACATtgagctacaaaaagatctaattaatcacatatgTGCGAAATTCGGCAACAAGTAGGgggtctttttaatttttttggattttaattacgtaatttttaatttttaggattttacttatgtaatttttaatttttaggatttgaattatgtattttttaattattttgttaatttgtaaaatattccggatatttttaatgcattttaatattgtggaaatgtttttatttaaattgaataagagAATGGTGAGACCCTTGAGCTtttccttagctaagagcacggatgtggttgttgtgctcttagctaaggacaaggagtaaaagtgggtccgggcccacttccgtgctcttagctaagagcacggatgaggatgctcttaaggtcaatttacaacaaattagttgtaactaacttttgaaaaatatcccataactttaaaacacatataactttctcgatttaaattattttttcacacaacatgtataaaattaaagataattttataaggatgataacttgcatatgttccgatatcaaaatttgaaaaaaaaattcaaaaattttcaattttttcgtacagcaacaaatatcaacatagtatataaaatatgtaaatataatgcattgtgttgatattttcaaaacactatattgacattttcatgcaaaattctaatttgatatattttttaatctttttcaatttaattactaaaaacaaaaattatcgtgacaaattttagaccactaaatttctaaaatcctatgatcTGAGTTAACAATTGACCAGcctaaataaattacatatataaaaaaaataaattacatctaaaataaataaattaaacatacgGATACATACCCGGATGGCCGGGTATGTATAGGGTTTCACTCAGAAGCAATTTGCCGAACTCAGAAGCAACACACAGATTCCTCCTCACTCTCAGAGTCTCACTCACAGAAAAACCTCAGAATATCTCTtccactctctctcacacacgcTCACGAACTCACGGAACGGGATACTGAAAAGCCACGAGATTGATTATGGCTGAAGCCGACGGAGGAGGGGACGCCAAAGCACCGTTAAGCTCTTCCATCCCTTCCGGAAAGGACACCACCTGGTTTGATGTCTCGTCTCTCCTCCATCGTGCCTGCCACGGTCCGTTCCTCTCCATATGTGGTTAATTCTATTCAATTGCTGTATGGATTCCCTTTTTCCGGTGTAAACGATGAATTTTGCTGGGGAATATTTCAATgtatatgtatgttttttcGATGCAGCAAAACTAAGCTGAGAAATATTTTTTGCTGGGGAATATTTCAATgtatatgtatgttttttcGATGCAGCAAAACTAAGCTGAGAATTAACTCGGAGacatatttttagtttcttatGTAACTCCGTTCTGcaccttcttctttttttaccCCTTCCACGCCCAACTTGGTgtgattgatttaattttctacTTATATGCGCTCGCTCAATTCCACCCCCATCCCctagaaaaattaataaggACCGCAGCATCTTAATGATCCTTTtcttgtaatttattttacagaTCTTCGAAATGATGAACTCATCAATGGGGAGAATTTCAATCTGTTTGCTGCCATGTCAGCTTTAGAGGTAATACTACTCTTCTTTTGAAAGACCTATGTAATTACTCCTAAGGTATATTGCAAGTACGATAAGGTAGAGCTCAAGTGATTcaggaaaaaaatgagaaatatcaGCAATGGATGTCAATTTTATTTGGTGAGAAGAGAATGTCAATGCAGCATATTTTCAGGAAAAAgaatgtttttattatattatattcacaatgataaataaaaggtgatatttcttttctcatttcatTAGAAGTTATGATGATATTGTTTTTAGAAAGCGAATTTACAATTATCATGTGACATGACACATGAGGCTAGAGAGTGTATCCTGAACATGCTCCTATTAATTGGTTGAGGCATGAGGTTTTATAAATGTTATTTTGCCACTTTTAGATGATTGATGCTCTTTAAAACTTTGGTTGTGAGCTGTATTCAGCTATCCTTGTGCCTCATTTAAACTTCAGGTATCGATATGTATTCAGCTATCCTTGTGTATTCAATATAAGGAAATCCACACCCGAGGACTATTCAAAGAAACTTTGGAGGATAGAATAGGTACATAAGATTTACTCATGGCTACTGCCCTAAGTCGTTTCAATTTGGGAGACAGtttttaaataactatttttcaaaaaaatgtgtgaagaaaaattatgttatcatGTCAAAAGTGGTTAGAAAGGCACATTaactttagttattttctttgcTAATGGTAATTTGGTAATTTCATCTTGCTTCATCTGGTTTTCCTATCCTCAAATTGAATTACATTACATCTAAATGTGCTGGGTTCAAACTTTAATGTAGCACTAGCTTGCTATAAACTTGTAGCAGTGTAATTTAGTTTATTCCggtcttctttattttgtgattccttatcttatacttttataatagagaaaaaaagtaccAACAGCTTATTAGCACATCTTCTTGTCATTGGTATGCAAGAGCAAGACTACTTGTTCGTCGTAACTCATAATTATAGAGgacattttttccttttcatgtTAAATAGCATGAAACATGTAATTTAGCACGATCATAATAATCTCTGTAATAGGCTGTAGTTCCTACTCTATTGTGTtatgttttattgataaaatttctttttttaccaGATAATGGACCCAAAGATGGATTCAGGCATTGTATCGACTTATTATTCTGTTGATGAAGCCATTGAGAATGGTGCTGCTCCTATTCCACTGAGCTTTGATAGAACAAGTGATGTTCAATGTGTTATTGATATAATGGACCATTTTCTTGCTTGTGAGGTATTGTTGCACATCTTCCAGGAGAATCAGTAATTCAGCAGCCATTCTAGATAGCAGTCTATAAATGGTTACGATTATActcctcttactttattttctattgatGCAGGCAACATGGCATAAAGGAGGTTCGTTAGCGCAAACAGTGTTTTCTTGCATCTACCTCTTGAGGCCTGAGAGAACATCATCTCATGCCCTGCTGCATTCTTTCTGCAGAGTTATACGTGCTACTTGCAGTGCTCTTGTTTCAGCTGTTTCAGAGGCACGCACAAATGAAGTAAAGTACTTCAACGAATCTTTGCtcattattttctaattatactCCTAGTACTTCAATATTTTGGCTATTGTTTCATAAGTACATAATTGAATCTTCAGCTCTTTTTCTCATGGGGATAAAATTGTCAGAAGTATCTCGCTACCTCATTAGccaaaaaaagagtaaagttgTATGGGGATTGGGGGTAATTGTTTCAGCACTGTGAGCTGAAGCGCTTTTGAGTGTCAAGAGGAATACCTAGAGAAGGTATGGTATAGGCTAGGTTTTGACTAGCTTGGTAGATGTCAAATCATAATGAGCTCCAAGCCTATTTTGTATCAGATTTAGAGATGGAGTTCTATCATCTCAATAggatgatatttatattttgaggGAATAGGGATGACTCGTACCTTTTCTTGCCTTTATTCTCagtaataaaaattctttgtttctaattttatattttagaagCTAATACATTTAGCCCTTTTTGTGGCATCTTCTTCTCTCATATCATAAACTACCCAATAGGAAGAGAAGCAGGATATTGGTACTGGaacattattttgtgtgtgtcTACTGCATCATTCTTTTAGTCTAAGTTACAGCCCTTTCTGGTTTTTTTTGGTATCATGCTCTGGTCTCCAATTTTTCACCTTCTGGATGGGTTAAAGATATGGTATTATCAGTCTTTGCTTCTTGTTTTCAGCAGTGTTTGTGGCCTGGTTATCGGTCCTTGTATTATTTTCCATCTTAAGTGTATTAGACTTTCAgagtgtatatttttaattctgtCTAATAACAAAGTATGGTTGTACAGGAAGAAGATATTTTCACCATGGCTTATGGTCTACCATTGAAGGTCAATGGAGATGAAAAATGTTTATCAATGATACATGCAGTGGATGAAACACTTTGTCGACAACTGAAGGCATGTAAAGCACCAGTGTCGAAAAAGACGGTTCTCGAAGGTATGGACCTCACATTTCTTAGTGATTTTCAAGAACTATCAGAGAATTACTAGACTTCCAGTATGGTTTTGTACTGGCTTCTCAGTTTCCCTGGAAATAATTGTATATATGCAAATTGGCACACTGAGCTACTTCTGGCATAAGAAACATATACAAGAATCAgaattataatagtagtatgcTTTTTCGAAAtggttgaaataatttaaCCAAACTACTATATCTAAGTTTCATGGTAAATTTGGTTGCTTTGTGCAGATGTAGAGCCCCTGCAAACTCATCTCGATCTTGAAGAAGGCTTTTGCAAAGCAGTTTTGTGCCGCATACGTTTTCGTAAGGTCTTATCTTGTATTATCTTAATTACCAAGTCCATAGTATTTCCTTATTGTGAATGTGAGATGCATTTAGATGcttttgaatttattgcaCATTTGCACTAGAATGCTTCATTAAGTGCCCCATGATGGATTTAGGTGCTAGCCATACCTGTTTAGTGGCTGGCTCCTGGGGAAGAATGGCCACATGCACATGCCTGTCATGCCCCCAATGCTCTTTATAAGTTACCACATAAACTTGTTTTCCTaccattttcctttcttcCATGCCATCAGTATGTTGCCACATTGAAACATGTGGTAAGATGTTCTTTTGTCCTGAATTCTTTGCTTTTGTCATATATGTTTTTCAAGTATTGGATTTGTTGTCCTTTTGTCTCATCTGAAAATATTGCTCTTTCCTTTCCTAATGTGCTCTTTCGTGTGTTCAGCACTTTTACCATGTACTGACATGCTTGAGGAAACCCCAAGGAAGAGGCTTGGAGTTAGCAAAGAAACATATTATTTCCTGCTTATCTGAGCTAGATTCCATGCTTAGAACTGAGGAATTTCTGAGAGACAACTCTGCATGTGGAACTGTCGAAAATGAAGATGAGAAAACAACTGCCTCGGGTTGTCAACCAGTTGGTTTCGATTCTACATTAAACAGCAGGTCAGCAGCCCCAACTCCACCCCGTGCAATTAAACTACTAAGCTGGAAAAAGGTTGGTTTCTGTTGCTGTTATTTAACCTTTTAATCATCCATTCCAGACATGGAAATaactttgatatatttttctcttctgTTTCTGTCAGGCAGTTGATTATTTCAGGAAGCTTCTGCATGATCTAGATGTTATATGTTCCTACTCATTGGATCCTGTTTTTGAAGGTGCCCTGCGCTTTGTGGTTGATGTGCAGAAGTTTCAACCAGATTTGGTTGCTCGAGCTCATATGCAGGTTCGAATCTGGCACTTCTCTTCTTcgtaattttgtttaaatattgatattttgatccCAATATTTATAACTGTACCACTCcgaaagaataataaaaataatcattaatttattgagaGGGTTTCTTACTAGATAAGGTACTAGATAAAAAATGTCCAAGGCTTGTTGAAACGTTCTTACTGAAAAACATGGTTAAGGGAACATATATTGTGCAGCATTAATGCCAAGTATTGCATGGGTTCCATAAGTGCTTGTAACTAAAATCTAGAGTCCAGCATAAAGGAAGACTAGGATCTTGACGGCACAAGATAAGCAAGTACAATCAGAATGTTTTATCAGATGACTGCCTGCTAAACTTATAGCTATGGCACAGTTGTTGGAGCAACATCGAAGatatatgataaaatgaatACTTGATAAATATGTGATACATCGGGTGGTGGCAAGTGCATAGTATGGCTGAAAGTTGTTATCAAAAGTAATGCCTGTCACCCAAACTCTTTCAGTAAAGCCAagctcactctctctctctcatttgcCACTTTCTGCAAATATCTTGTTTAAAACTGTTCTGGAGTTCTGGAAATGGAAACCTTTCAGGCTCTACACTTTTTGCCTGCCTGTTATGTGGAATGCAAGCTCCAAATACTCCCTCAATGGCTCTGTCCCACTTTGAGTGAAACATTTCCTATTTGGAATTTATGCAGTTGTGCTTTGTGAGTtgagtggagagagaataaagtagagataatgaagtttccattttaggaaatgtgtCAATAAGAGTGGGACAtctgaaaaaggaaaatgtgtcacttataGTATGGTTTTGCTGTCTCTTATTTGGACTACCCATCCGAAATCCCCTAGTATCTACATAACTTGAAAGTTATCTAGAATCCTACTTAGGGTCATTAGTTTTTACATGGAGCACAATTGCATGGTGATCTTGAAACAGGCCTTTAGAACATTTTTTGATGGAATAATGTCAGTGGAGATGATAATGATCAGATGATCTCATGGAAAAAAACAAGAGAATGTTGGTCAAATTAATACATACTATTAGTAAGTGGTTCTTGATGGTTGGTTGCACTGTTGCAGGTATATGCATTGACATTGTTTCGTCGCCTTTTACATCTGTGGTTTTTTTATAGTCCTTCTGGAACAATTCATAGATTGCTGTAACTGAAACATGGAGAAAGGCTTTAAGAATGTGACCTAAGATTTCCTGTAATTGCTTATTCAATTGTGTGCGCTCCTTAATGAATCATCTTTGTAGTAAAGGATGGGGGATTGCGAGGTTCAGTGTGGTACTTTTACAGAATGAGGCTAATTTTTTTGGAACACGTTCGTACTCAGACGTTGGAGTCTTTAGGTGAAGAAAATTGTCTTGAAACCAATCTACAAATTTGCAGGTTATGACAGACCCCTGCTGTCTGACTTAACGCTACTAAGTGAGCCTAGCTACAATTTAGTCAGTGTCCCAGGTTTAATTTGGGTGGTGGTCATTGCCTCCCATTTTTTTCAACCTTGGTCCATAAAAGTAAATTTATTGGTCAAGGATTTGTATAGAAATATACTGAGCATACTCAGCCAACACAAAAAGTGGCCAACTCAATACAATGATGCAAATGGACAACTTAGAATGTCCCTAAGCAACAAAAACAATGGAATAAAGCAAAAGTGCCTTAACTAACCAAGTGAGAATGTGAAATTTGTCTTCTTAAAATGCCCCTAAGCAACATAAGTCAATGGATTTAGCAAAGGTGCCTCAGTTGAACATGAATGCTTTCAAATGTTCATGATGCCTATGCAGATGCACATTGATTATGTTTGTACTATGTGGAAGaagatattaatttaaaatacttacGTTTGGGTTTATGAATTGGTTCCTTTTTATGCTCTTGTTAGACAATATATAATATTCTTATAAAGAGAGATCTGTTTTACTTATATGTGGTGGATTCATGATCCTGCCATTTTATTGAGACTTCTTTCTAAATAATGATTTATGccttatatttcattttcttattgaATCTCGTTTTTGAATAGCGAACTTTAATGAGTTTCGGCCCCTTTGTTTTTCATTCATGCATGATATATGTTAGTCTTCAATAAGATTGTCCTTCCGCAATTCTACTGATTATTGATTAAAGTCGTATGCCACTATGCCTTATGCAATGTTTCCTAACGCGGATAGCTAATGAACAGCTTCTGCTGGTACAAGATGGGAAGCTTTATGGACGGGAATCTTTATTTGCTGTCATATGCAAGGCTGCCCTATTACCTGAAGGCGCAAGGAATCATGATATCCAGAAGAATGAGAGTGTTCAACAACTAGGGCAGGTAGAGTGCAACTTGTCTTCCTGATAAAGCTTTCCCGTGTATTAACAAATACTGCTACAATCTGAAGTTTAGATTGTATTTTAGGAATTTCTACTACATAACCAAGCTTCAAAAAGTGTTGCATGggcttttaaaaataacacaccccccccccccccaacaACACTGTTAGTCTCTAAACTTTAGCTGAAAGCATACCTTGTCGATGCTGTTACTTATCACTTTGTTCCTTCCCATATTGGCATAATATGGgcttttataaatatctttctCCTCAACCTTGTTAGCCtctaaaatttaatgaaaacatACCTTGTTGATGCAGTTACTTACCACTTTGTTCCGAGTCCTATGTACAAACACTGCATGGCAGAGGCGTAAACTAGGGAAGATCTTACAGGATTGGCGAATAATATATGTACAGGTTTGCTGATATTCACAATAAAACTATAGATCACAATGTATTGGTTCCATGAATCTGCTGTTTTTTTCCTTGTATTGTTTTTGTATCCATGTTCCATTGTGAATCTTACCTTTGGTTCATAACTCCTAGACTTGCAGGTTGTAGCTAAGTTATGGTATTCCAGAAATGAAAGCATTTTATCTGaagttttggtttatttagTTTGAAGTGGTTGGTGCCAAGAAGAGATAGACATTTCTTTCCTAGAGTGGGTTAGTTGGAATAGGTGTATCTGAAGTTCAGAACTGATTAGATGCAGGTGTGATAAACAAGTTGACAATGATTGTTGTTGAAATTATCCAAATCCTGGGGTGTCCAACCTGAACTAAATCGTATTCTCTACCATCTTGAtgtataattcaataaatagcAATGTTGGCCTTGTTTAATGTATTTGGTTGATGACTAGAGTTAATGCTTCTTCAGCTTCACAGCTTTATCTGATTGATTACCTATAATTGTGGctgattaatattttgtttgcaTTCTTCTCAAACAGCTTGAGTTGGCTTTTAGAAAGGAGTTTGGGGAGACTGCAAGCACTTCAGTTGAACAGGTCGATGTCTGCATATTTGTGATCATCATGTCGCATGTTATTTTCTGCACCAGTGCATGCCCGTTCTTTGTTGTAGTCTATCAAGCTTTTTAAGAATCAACTTGCATGTCCTTGAATCT is drawn from Salvia hispanica cultivar TCC Black 2014 chromosome 6, UniMelb_Shisp_WGS_1.0, whole genome shotgun sequence and contains these coding sequences:
- the LOC125195084 gene encoding N-alpha-acetyltransferase 35, NatC auxiliary subunit: MAEADGGGDAKAPLSSSIPSGKDTTWFDVSSLLHRACHDLRNDELINGENFNLFAAMSALEIMDPKMDSGIVSTYYSVDEAIENGAAPIPLSFDRTSDVQCVIDIMDHFLACEATWHKGGSLAQTVFSCIYLLRPERTSSHALLHSFCRVIRATCSALVSAVSEARTNEEEDIFTMAYGLPLKVNGDEKCLSMIHAVDETLCRQLKACKAPVSKKTVLEDVEPLQTHLDLEEGFCKAVLCRIRFRKHFYHVLTCLRKPQGRGLELAKKHIISCLSELDSMLRTEEFLRDNSACGTVENEDEKTTASGCQPVGFDSTLNSRSAAPTPPRAIKLLSWKKAVDYFRKLLHDLDVICSYSLDPVFEGALRFVVDVQKFQPDLVARAHMQLLLVQDGKLYGRESLFAVICKAALLPEGARNHDIQKNESVQQLGQLLTTLFRVLCTNTAWQRRKLGKILQDWRIIYVQLELAFRKEFGETASTSVEQDLLLKVCKHILIWVEEQTYWIALRFLMLGFELELYSTDEYCMVYWYIYVILIKLAEKTHLKIMLSNDSSRRKSKKKKDFVKDVGKDYQVPPVVLFLQCYIHVSQGLMMVIILL